The following coding sequences are from one Aethina tumida isolate Nest 87 chromosome 2, icAetTumi1.1, whole genome shotgun sequence window:
- the LOC109604629 gene encoding uncharacterized protein LOC109604629 isoform X6 yields MSLEKAAKRIRKILPWIPSEEVIIQFMSNLPECRPTERNILTIQHFISQHDKESVHEGDWLYEAFELRKLFPDMDEMIFYRSLSELGNIPNRLEIVVRQIINQPRPKDNAKRASTDISPQKNKIIKVNNNQWPNLEINNEYLPGIPRKRPAPCTVTREADLDVQFQPNNGDVTSTGMHNVQYIQQPETDTHNTVMELLQLHPNNLPDDLEVNQVYALFDGYGTPEGMNQENLPGGSGDSSKTNDIQKEGAAWQYNNLLSFENIALNAAIDNNPPPTAMNEVPTTSQGLPSMVDAVNNLATSANNQAFLQVPGSQAGATHAFKDMPILEEDTSKMNKSSCMNETIDEVSKTNPIPLVASQGAIKKILDLPSTSGLTYKKKVKPSTSKHPLGLDLPLTSRGNRVEGPLGVLPSTSLPGTSRRKQYTRPVPFEEDHSAFWLPRKANGGKQNGQEAADHPRIVVRNMDDINGLPDIIEQENDADLDLYDVLTTISGRSRKVVKAFCYQKGLRPRGLPANIDNVVGQLLEFQYNGPETDDNFVELDLDASDEDTVIDVNPPQRRKDMVDKAVPSDNEKEATASGPSNAPITVVDNQESLTLGIKMMEMFPDACPNYLRSLCENRTLQDLNDIVTMVFNTNDQYPRRPVRPPSPEREVDPVEQFEILKGILPDADPTYLQMQCERYRNDREGLKQFIENAVENKGYPTLKEYNRRLQLSAQQRQYTTEFDVKAFVQLFPDPFKTFATKGRPLPEYTVDETHYITMFMRNLFDKLAVRDIATVMNAKRRRPYEVYKALTTMMKNGHTLKSRRRTCRLPDDFQNIPLLQELAFLQHKDEIKKYIQEMKAKEQEERRNAKEAGLMRTCNCCYDEEVMPKDYYECPKGCGFCRECVLKSCEIAFGDGKIDFPCLADCGADFTLHTLQECLPPKMFSKIAQKKTLAEVKAAGIEELESCPFCDFATIPYEADKIFRCLNPDCMKESCRLCKEASHVPLKCEEVEKDEEVRARTYIENKMTEALLRKCHKCGASFFKEEGCNKMTCSCGAMMCYICGKPVKDYTHFNGIGGDRMHLCPLYSDTNKLNEQNVLRGAENAKKELGTTNLKTDPSADVRQHYEDRSKNLPREGFMDLLNGDNAELRELFRRNAVHRNDRRRAPVFAGFQIQVAANGADILNVGRRNPQLRMDRLDRLDMLQHLREQLNLARGRQHHH; encoded by the exons ATG TCCCTGGAAAAGGCCGCAAAACGAATCAGAAAGATCCTGCCCTGGATTCCGTCCGAAGAGGTGATAATCCAGTTCATGTCGAACCTACCGGAATGCCGACCCACCGAGCGCAACATCCTTACTATCCAGCACTTCATCAGCCAGCATGACAAGGAGAGTGTGCATGAGGGGGACTGGCTCTATGAGGCCTTCGAGTTGCGCAAGCTGTTCCCTGACATGGACGAAATGATATTCTACAGGAGCTTGTCTGAGCTGGGCAACATACCGAACAGGTTGGAGATCGTCGTCAGACAGATAATCAACCAGCCGAGGCCGAAGGACAACGCAAAGCGGGCCTCCACCGACATCTCACCTCAGAAGAACAAAATCATTAAGGTCAACAACAACCAGTGGCCCAACCTCGAG ATTAATAACGAGTATTTGCCCGGCATTCCAAGGAAGCGCCCAGCACCTTGCACTGTGACCAGGGAGGCGGACTTGGACGTCCAGTTTCAACCCAACAACGGGGACGTCACCTCCACAGGCATGCAC AATGTACAATACATTCAACAACCTGAAACCGACACTCACAACACTGTAATGGAGCTCCTCCAACTCCACCCAAACAATCTACCAGACGACTTGGAAGTTAATCAAGtt tatgcCTTATTCGATGGATATGGCACCCCTGAGGGGATGAACCAGGAGAACCTGCCTGGTGGAA gtgGCGATTCTTCGAAAACCAATGACATACAAA aagaagGTGCTGCTTGGCAATACAATAATCTACtttcttttgaaaatattg caCTCAACGCTGCAATAGACAATAACCCTCCCCCTACAG ccaTGAACGAGGTGCCCACCACATCACAGGGCCTCCCCTCGATGGTAGACGCAG TAAACAATCTTGCAACGTCTGCAAACAATCAGGCTTTTTTACAAGTACCAG GGAGCCAAGCTGGGGCCACTCACGCTTTCAAGGATATGCCTATATTGGAGGAAGAcacaa GTAAAATGAATAAGTCTTCATGCATGAACGAAACAATTGACGAAGTATCAAAAACAAATCCAATACCCTTAGTCGCTTCTCAAGGGGCTATTAAAAAGATTCTAG ATTTGCCCTCCACATCGGGTTTGACGTACAAAAAGAAGGTGAAGCCATCCACATCAAAGCATCCTTTGGGTCTGG atTTGCCTTTAACCTCAAGAGGTAATAGGGTTGAAGGACCTTTGGGGGTGTTACCTTCAACGTCTCTACCAGGGACATCCAGGAGGAAGCAATATACTCGTCCag TACCCTTTGAAGAGGATCATTCAG cgTTCTGGCTTCCAAGAAAAGCAAACGGTGGGAAACAAAATGGACAAGAAG CGGCGGATCATCCAAGAATTGTCGTAAGAAACATGGACGACATCAACGGATTGCCCGACATAATAGAGCAAG AAAACGACGCGGACTTGGATCTGTACGACGTCCTGACCACCATCTCGGGCCGCAGCAGGAAGGTGGTGAAGGCGTTCTGCTACCAAAAGGGGCTGCGCCCACGAGGTCTGCCGGCCAACATCGACAACGTGGTCGGCCAGCTGCTGGAGTTCCAATACAATGGCCCAGAGACCGACGACAACTTTGTAGAACTTGATCTGGACGCCTCAGATGAAG ACACAGTAATCGATGTCAATCC ACCACAAAGACGGAAGGACATGGTGGACAAGGCGGTGCCGTCCGATAACGAAAAGGAAGCCACTGCCTCCGGCCCGTCCAACGCCCCCATCACCGTCGTCGACAACCAGGAGTCGCTGACCTTAGGCATCAAAATGATGGAGATGTTCCCGGACGCCTGTCCTAACTATCTGCGTTCGTTGTGCGAGAACCGCACCCTCCAGGACTTGAACGACATCGTGACGATGGTGTTCAACACCAACGACCAGTACCCACGCCGTCCGGTCCGTCCACCTAGTCCGGAACGGGAGGTCGATCCGGTCGAACAGTTCGAGATACTTAAGGGGATATTGCCGGACGCGGATCCCACCTACCTGCAGATGCAGTGCGAGCGCTACCGCAACGACCGCGAGGGGCTCAAGCAGTTCATCGAGAATGCTGTGGAGAACAAGGGTTATCCCACTTTGAAGGAGTACAACAG GAGGCTGCAATTGTCCGCCCAACAGAGGCAGTACACCACCGAGTTCGACGTCAAGGCCTTCGTCCAACTGTTCCCCGACCCGTTCAAGACATTCGCCACCAAGGGGCGCCCTCTGCCCGAGTACACGGTGGACGAGACCCACTACATTACCATGTTCATGCGCAACTTATTCGACAAGCTGGCCGTCCGTGACATCGCCACAGTGATGAACGCCAAACGTCGCCGTCCCTACGAAGTGTACAAGGCCCTCACTACCATGATGAAGAACGGCCACACGCTGAAGTCGAGGAGGCGCACCTGCCGCCTGCCGGACGACTTCCAAAACATACCGCTGCTACAGGAGCTGGCGTTCCTCCAGCACAAGGACGAAATTAAGAAGTACATACAGGAGATGAAGGCCAAGGAGCAGGAGGAGCGGCGCAACGCCAAGGAGGCGGGCCTGATGCGCACCTGCAATTGCTGCTACGACGAGGAGGTGATGCCCAAGGACTACTACGAGTGTCCTAAGGGCTGCGGCTTTTGCCGCGAGTGCGTGCTGAAGAGTTGCGAGATCGCCTTCGGCGACGGCAAGATCGACTTCCCCTGTCTGGCCGATTGCGGTGCCGATTTCACCCTGCACACCCTTCAG GAGTGTTTGCCGCCGAAGATGTTCTCCAAGATAGCCCAGAAGAAGACCTTGGCTGAAGTCAAGGCTGCGGGCATCGAGGAGTTGGAGAGCTGCCCGTTCTGCGACTTCGCCACCATACCGTACGAGGCGGACAAGATATTCCGGTGCCTGAATCCGGACTGCATGAAGGAGTCGTGCCGTCTGTGCAAGGAGGCCAGCCACGTGCCGCTCAAGTGCGAGGAGGTCGAGAAGGACGAGGAGGTGAGGGCGCGCACCTACATCGAGAACAAAATGACCGAGGCGCTGCTGCGCAAGTGCCACAAGTGCGGCGCCTCCTTCTTCAAGGAGGAGGGGTGCAACAAGATGACGTGCTCCTGTGGCGCCATGATGTGCTACATCTGCGGCAAGCCGGTCAAGGATTACACGCACTTCAACGGGATAGGCGGCGACAGGATGCATCTGTGCCCGCTTTACAGTGACACCAACAAGCTGAACGAGCAGAACGTGCTGCGGGGCGCCGAGAACGCCAAGAAGGAGCTGGGCACCACTAATCTCAAGACTGATCCAAGCGCCGACGTTCGTCAGCACTACGAGGATAGGTCCAAGAATTTGCCCAGGGAGGGCTTCATGGATTTGCTAAAC GGTGACAATGCCGAACTACGTGAGCTATTTAGACGCAACGCCGTCCACCGCAATGATAGAAGACGCGCTCCTGTCTTTGCAGGTTTCCAAATT CAGGTAGCCGCCAACGGGGCTGATATACTCAACGTGGGTAGACGTAACCCTCAACTACGGATGGATCGTCTTGATCGTCTCGATATGCTGCAGCACTTGCGTGAGCAACTAAACCTTGCTAGGGGCAGGCAGCACCaccattaa